A window from Aeromonas rivipollensis encodes these proteins:
- the earP gene encoding elongation factor P maturation arginine rhamnosyltransferase EarP, with product MTSPLPPFHWDIFCTVVDNFGDIGVTWRLARQLEREGHGQVRLWVDDLASFARICPGLDPARDRQWVEGIHIQRWQGPLPADAIPASVVIEAFACELPAPFIERMAEQSPPPCWINLEYLSAEAWVEDCHGLASPQRVGKLSLNKYFFFPGFTPRTGGLLCEQGLVAERDRWQQDEAGLAAYWASLGLPPKAQDELRISLFTYESEALKSLVASWSQGATPVTLLLPMGRALPDVLCGAGLESAIGTARAGDLLQAGRLTIKLLPMTSQAGYDRLLWSCDLNLVRGEDSFVRAQWAARPFLWHIYQQEEEAHLVKLAHFLDHYLEALPAEDGQWLRELNLALNRGEDCSELWAQWPIHGTHWRQHARSWSQKLLREGDLVTRLVKFLESRI from the coding sequence ATGACAAGCCCCCTGCCCCCCTTTCACTGGGACATCTTCTGCACCGTGGTGGACAACTTCGGCGACATAGGCGTCACCTGGCGGCTGGCCCGCCAGCTGGAGCGGGAGGGCCATGGACAGGTGCGGCTCTGGGTGGACGATCTGGCGAGCTTCGCCCGCATCTGTCCTGGGCTGGATCCCGCGCGGGATCGTCAGTGGGTTGAGGGGATCCACATCCAGCGCTGGCAGGGCCCCCTGCCAGCGGATGCCATCCCGGCTAGCGTGGTCATAGAAGCCTTTGCCTGCGAGCTGCCCGCCCCCTTCATCGAACGCATGGCCGAGCAGAGCCCGCCCCCCTGCTGGATCAACCTGGAGTACCTCTCCGCCGAAGCCTGGGTCGAGGATTGCCACGGCCTCGCCTCCCCCCAGCGGGTGGGCAAGCTGAGCCTCAATAAGTACTTCTTCTTCCCGGGCTTCACCCCCAGAACCGGTGGCCTGCTGTGCGAGCAGGGGCTGGTGGCAGAGCGGGATCGCTGGCAGCAGGATGAGGCTGGCCTTGCCGCCTACTGGGCCAGCCTGGGGCTGCCGCCCAAGGCGCAAGACGAGCTGCGGATAAGCCTCTTCACCTACGAGAGCGAGGCGCTGAAAAGTCTGGTCGCAAGCTGGAGCCAGGGCGCCACCCCTGTCACCCTGCTGCTGCCCATGGGGCGCGCCCTTCCCGACGTGCTCTGCGGCGCCGGTCTTGAGAGCGCCATCGGCACGGCCCGGGCGGGGGATCTGCTGCAGGCGGGCCGGCTCACCATCAAGCTGCTGCCGATGACGAGCCAGGCGGGCTACGATCGGCTGCTGTGGAGCTGCGATCTCAACCTGGTACGCGGCGAAGACTCCTTCGTGCGGGCCCAGTGGGCGGCAAGGCCCTTCCTGTGGCACATCTACCAGCAGGAAGAGGAGGCCCACCTCGTCAAGCTGGCGCACTTCCTCGACCACTATCTGGAGGCCTTGCCCGCCGAGGACGGCCAGTGGCTGCGCGAGCTCAACCTGGCCCTCAACAGAGGGGAAGATTGCAGCGAACTCTGGGCCCAATGGCCGATCCACGGCACACATTGGCGACAACATGCGCGAAGCTGGTCACAGAAGTTGCTGCGGGAAGGGGATCTCGTCACTCGGCTGGTGAAATTTTTAGAAAGCCGTATATAA
- the efp gene encoding elongation factor P, which yields MKTAQEIRAGNVVMIGTEPMVVQKAEFNKSGRNSAVVKMKLKGLLNGSATETVFKADDKLEVVQLERKECTYSYFSDPLYVFMDTEYNQYDVEKDNLGDALNYMVDGMEDICEVTFYNEKAISVELPTTIVREVEYTEPAARGDTSGKVTKPARLKGTTYELAVAAFVEIGDKIEIDTRTGEFKRRVN from the coding sequence ATGAAAACCGCACAGGAAATCCGCGCTGGTAACGTCGTCATGATCGGTACCGAGCCGATGGTGGTCCAGAAAGCCGAATTCAACAAATCCGGCCGTAACTCCGCCGTGGTCAAGATGAAGCTGAAAGGCCTGCTGAACGGCAGCGCCACCGAGACCGTATTCAAGGCCGACGACAAGCTGGAAGTCGTTCAGCTGGAGCGTAAAGAGTGCACCTACTCTTACTTCTCCGACCCCCTGTATGTCTTCATGGACACCGAGTACAACCAGTACGACGTCGAGAAAGACAACCTGGGTGACGCCCTGAACTACATGGTTGACGGCATGGAAGACATCTGCGAAGTGACTTTCTACAACGAGAAAGCCATCTCCGTCGAACTGCCGACCACCATCGTTCGCGAAGTCGAGTACACCGAGCCGGCCGCCCGTGGCGACACCTCCGGTAAAGTGACCAAGCCGGCCCGCCTGAAGGGCACCACCTACGAGCTGGCCGTTGCCGCCTTCGTAGAGATCGGCGACAAGATCGAAATCGACACCCGCACCGGCGAGTTCAAGCGTCGCGTCAACTGA
- a CDS encoding DUF2238 domain-containing protein has translation MTSHQKLLLLLLTLVLLVLSGWQPYDRVTWLLEVAPVLIVVPLLLLSQRSYPLTSLLYLCIFLHGAVLMLGGAYTYARVPLGFDLQQWFELSRNPYDKIGHFFQGFVPALACREILLRGHHVQGKKMLVFLVICVVLAVSASYELIEWGAALALGQGADEFLGTQGDPWDTQSDIFCALVGAVSALLLLSPLHDRQLGRLARP, from the coding sequence ATGACATCTCATCAAAAACTCCTGCTGTTGCTGCTCACCCTGGTGCTGCTGGTGCTCTCCGGCTGGCAACCCTATGACAGGGTCACCTGGTTGCTGGAAGTCGCCCCCGTGCTGATCGTCGTGCCGTTGCTGCTGCTGAGCCAGCGCAGCTACCCCCTCACCAGCCTGCTCTACCTCTGCATCTTCCTGCACGGGGCCGTGCTGATGCTGGGGGGCGCTTACACCTATGCCCGGGTGCCACTCGGTTTCGATCTGCAGCAGTGGTTCGAGCTCAGCCGCAACCCCTATGACAAGATTGGCCACTTCTTCCAGGGCTTCGTGCCCGCCCTGGCCTGCCGCGAGATACTGCTGCGCGGCCACCATGTGCAGGGCAAGAAGATGCTGGTGTTTCTGGTGATCTGCGTGGTGCTCGCCGTCAGCGCCAGCTATGAGCTCATCGAGTGGGGCGCCGCACTGGCACTGGGTCAGGGCGCCGACGAGTTCCTCGGCACCCAGGGGGATCCCTGGGATACCCAGTCCGACATCTTCTGTGCCCTGGTGGGGGCCGTCAGCGCCCTGTTGCTGCTCTCCCCCCTGCACGACCGCCAGCTCGGCAGGCTTGCCAGGCCCTGA
- a CDS encoding DUF3530 family protein, translating into MARLSLPLLFLTLLASTTLPANEISPPAPLDHWQESDWKGVPDSTRIDKQRVLFAKHDGDSYLGLAILLPDWQRSGQLWQLTRELGRLGFDTLLLLPSPQQTELDPASEKKQETLDAFRQQFAERIVKLGDAKLQEGGFKLLLAQGTSAAWAANLITSEQLPAPDALVLLDGFFPNQLSNQTLAKQVAQASIPTLDLYQEDGGRWPLLAAEARRSESRRSHKLNYRPYALMELDETPGRIQGWLTHLGWI; encoded by the coding sequence ATGGCCAGATTATCCTTACCACTGCTGTTTTTGACCCTGCTGGCGAGCACCACCTTGCCGGCCAACGAGATCTCGCCCCCAGCCCCCCTCGATCACTGGCAGGAGAGCGACTGGAAGGGGGTGCCCGACAGCACCCGGATCGACAAGCAGAGGGTACTCTTCGCCAAGCACGACGGCGACAGCTACCTGGGGCTCGCCATACTGCTGCCGGACTGGCAGCGCAGCGGCCAGCTGTGGCAGCTGACTAGGGAGCTGGGGCGACTCGGCTTCGACACCCTGCTGCTGCTCCCCTCCCCCCAGCAGACAGAGCTGGATCCGGCCTCCGAGAAGAAGCAGGAGACCCTAGACGCGTTTCGCCAGCAATTTGCCGAGCGCATCGTCAAGCTCGGTGATGCCAAGCTGCAGGAGGGCGGCTTCAAGCTGCTGCTGGCGCAAGGCACCAGCGCGGCCTGGGCCGCCAACCTCATCACCAGCGAGCAGTTGCCCGCCCCCGATGCCCTGGTGCTGCTCGACGGTTTCTTTCCCAACCAGCTGAGCAACCAGACCCTGGCCAAGCAGGTGGCCCAGGCCAGCATTCCTACCCTGGATCTCTATCAGGAAGACGGGGGGCGCTGGCCCCTGCTGGCCGCCGAAGCACGCCGCAGCGAGAGCCGCCGTAGCCACAAGCTCAACTACCGTCCCTATGCCCTGATGGAGCTGGACGAAACGCCGGGGCGCATCCAGGGCTGGCTGACCCATCTGGGCTGGATCTGA
- a CDS encoding D-2-hydroxyacid dehydrogenase, which produces MQQIVFLDSDTLDAGINLRRPDFPHHWQSYPETRPEQVVERLRCASIAIINKIRIGKDELAQLPELRLIALAATGSDNLDLEACRAANVAVCNIRNYSGPSVPEHAMALMLALSRNLFAWRQSLLEGRWQQSGQFCFFDHPIMDLHGKRLGIIGKGTLGQALGQRASAIGMEVFYAQSQVGAPGDEDRLPLEALLQSSDVISLHCPLTPYTRHLIGERELAMMKPGALLINVGRGGLVDEQALLEALGNGRLGGAGFDVASVEPPPPDHPLMQALRYPNFILTPHVAWASEESMQRLADQLIDNINAFALGRRQHRLV; this is translated from the coding sequence ATGCAGCAAATCGTGTTTCTCGACAGTGACACCCTGGACGCCGGCATCAATCTGCGTCGCCCCGATTTCCCCCATCACTGGCAAAGCTATCCCGAGACGAGACCGGAACAGGTGGTGGAGCGGCTCAGGTGCGCCAGCATCGCCATCATCAACAAGATCCGCATCGGCAAGGACGAGCTGGCCCAGTTGCCGGAGCTGCGCCTGATCGCCCTGGCGGCCACCGGCAGCGACAACCTGGATCTGGAGGCGTGCCGCGCCGCCAATGTCGCCGTGTGCAACATCCGCAACTATTCGGGCCCCTCGGTTCCCGAACACGCCATGGCCCTGATGCTGGCCCTGTCACGCAACCTGTTCGCCTGGCGCCAGTCCCTGCTGGAGGGGCGCTGGCAGCAGAGCGGTCAGTTCTGTTTCTTCGATCACCCCATCATGGATCTGCACGGCAAGCGCCTCGGCATCATAGGCAAGGGCACCCTGGGTCAGGCCCTGGGGCAGAGAGCCAGCGCCATCGGCATGGAGGTCTTCTATGCCCAGAGCCAGGTCGGCGCCCCCGGGGATGAAGACAGATTGCCCCTGGAGGCCCTGCTGCAGAGTTCGGATGTGATCAGCCTGCACTGCCCGCTCACCCCCTACACCCGCCACCTCATCGGGGAGCGGGAGCTGGCCATGATGAAACCGGGGGCCCTGCTGATCAACGTGGGCCGCGGCGGCCTGGTGGACGAGCAGGCTCTGCTGGAGGCACTCGGCAACGGTCGCCTCGGCGGCGCCGGGTTCGATGTGGCAAGTGTCGAGCCGCCGCCCCCCGACCACCCCCTGATGCAGGCGCTGCGTTACCCCAACTTCATCCTGACGCCCCATGTGGCCTGGGCCAGCGAGGAGTCGATGCAGCGCCTCGCGGATCAGCTTATCGACAACATCAACGCCTTCGCCCTCGGCAGGCGCCAGCACCGGCTGGTCTAG
- a CDS encoding glycine zipper domain-containing protein: MEMNKYGMSAVALLGALLLGNGQAQASETVNTILGGGVGGVAGTMIGKQLGGDTGALVGAAVGGAAGGAATADRGNKNEAALGGAVGALGGAAIGKSVGGNTGQLIGAGIGGAGGSAIGARTGDGHESNNDYRGGHRYRGDNGYHNGHHKHHKKYKKRRWHDDD, from the coding sequence ATGGAGATGAACAAATACGGCATGAGCGCAGTGGCGCTGCTGGGCGCGCTGCTGTTGGGCAATGGTCAGGCGCAGGCGTCCGAGACCGTCAACACCATACTCGGTGGTGGCGTCGGCGGCGTCGCGGGCACCATGATAGGCAAGCAACTGGGGGGCGACACCGGCGCCCTGGTGGGAGCCGCAGTCGGCGGTGCGGCGGGTGGTGCGGCCACGGCCGACAGGGGCAACAAGAATGAGGCGGCCCTGGGTGGTGCCGTCGGTGCCCTGGGTGGTGCCGCCATCGGCAAGAGCGTGGGTGGCAACACGGGCCAGCTGATCGGCGCCGGTATCGGCGGGGCCGGTGGCTCGGCTATCGGCGCTCGCACCGGTGACGGTCACGAGTCCAACAACGACTACCGGGGAGGCCACCGCTACCGGGGTGACAATGGCTACCACAATGGCCACCACAAGCATCACAAGAAGTACAAGAAGCGCAGATGGCACGACGATGACTGA
- a CDS encoding GGDEF domain-containing protein produces the protein MAATIIKERYYILTPLSFLLGALVLVATLLLAATSYLRSIDKTLAGYGHMLTSIDATLIHEMVLANRRQLGVLEDSLDKQAIARGASAINGIWAIAHQFKHDAHFLYFYNTRFDRLDSYPDWQMPAGYQVQRRPWYQTLASDSEELLWFGPYQEFGGNAEVLTLIKRVKDDEGQLLGLLMVDMSFNSLQAALQRAMGGDQVALYITERKGGRLVVGHNLSLLPAVSGTPSQGAVLNVIREGCYLKQPLSDIDWDLNIYLPPSHFHANLQDTLLMVVLPALALLAIWLCSLLFLVRIFRQEQTLVQRYLSGLVQDEALMEIQLRQRTWFVHGSLGEINQVRNSLLQGQDALLHDPLTGIMNRRAFEQDRARLAQEERAHWLVLFDVDSFKRVNDSWGHGVGDAVLFRVATIMARTLGEAQVYRIGGDEFAALLPWEQEEVEDRLTHLLARVRALQWREFEECITLSAGGARYPDDAAALLDRADECLYQSKRQGRDCWHLSATSPPSKGVVVTVSV, from the coding sequence ATGGCTGCAACCATCATCAAGGAACGCTACTACATATTGACGCCGCTGTCGTTTCTGCTCGGTGCCCTGGTGCTGGTCGCCACCCTGTTGCTGGCCGCGACCAGCTACCTGCGCAGCATTGACAAGACCCTGGCTGGCTATGGCCACATGCTCACCTCCATTGACGCCACCCTGATCCACGAGATGGTGCTGGCCAATCGGCGGCAGCTCGGCGTGCTGGAGGACTCTCTGGACAAGCAGGCGATCGCGCGGGGAGCCTCGGCCATCAACGGGATCTGGGCCATAGCCCACCAGTTCAAGCACGACGCCCACTTCCTCTACTTCTACAACACCCGCTTCGACCGTCTCGACAGCTACCCCGACTGGCAGATGCCAGCCGGCTACCAGGTGCAGAGGCGCCCCTGGTATCAGACCCTGGCCAGCGACAGCGAGGAGCTGCTCTGGTTTGGCCCCTATCAGGAGTTCGGCGGCAACGCCGAGGTACTGACCCTGATCAAGCGGGTCAAGGATGACGAGGGGCAACTGCTGGGTCTGCTGATGGTCGACATGTCGTTCAACTCGCTGCAGGCGGCGCTGCAACGGGCAATGGGCGGCGATCAGGTTGCCCTCTACATCACAGAGCGCAAGGGAGGCCGGCTGGTGGTGGGGCACAATCTGTCACTGCTGCCTGCGGTGTCCGGCACGCCGAGTCAGGGGGCCGTGTTGAACGTGATCCGGGAAGGTTGCTACCTGAAGCAGCCGCTGTCGGATATTGACTGGGATCTCAACATCTATCTGCCCCCCTCCCACTTTCATGCCAACCTGCAAGATACCCTGCTGATGGTGGTGCTGCCCGCACTGGCGCTGCTCGCCATCTGGCTGTGCAGCCTGCTGTTTCTGGTGCGGATCTTTCGCCAGGAGCAGACCCTGGTGCAGCGTTACCTCAGCGGCCTCGTCCAGGATGAGGCGTTGATGGAGATCCAGCTGCGCCAGCGCACCTGGTTCGTGCACGGCAGCCTGGGGGAGATCAATCAGGTGAGAAACAGTCTGCTGCAGGGGCAGGATGCCCTGCTACACGATCCCCTCACGGGCATCATGAACCGGCGGGCCTTCGAGCAGGACAGGGCCAGGCTGGCGCAGGAGGAGAGGGCCCACTGGCTGGTGTTGTTTGATGTGGATAGCTTCAAGCGCGTCAATGACAGCTGGGGGCACGGAGTGGGGGATGCGGTGCTGTTCCGGGTGGCCACCATAATGGCAAGAACTCTGGGAGAGGCTCAGGTCTACCGGATCGGGGGGGATGAGTTTGCGGCCCTGCTACCCTGGGAGCAGGAAGAGGTCGAGGATCGCCTGACCCATCTGCTGGCCCGGGTGCGGGCGCTGCAGTGGCGCGAGTTTGAGGAGTGCATCACCCTGAGTGCGGGCGGGGCACGTTATCCGGATGACGCCGCTGCCCTGCTCGATCGGGCGGATGAGTGCCTGTACCAGAGCAAGCGGCAGGGACGGGACTGCTGGCATCTGTCAGCCACTTCGCCTCCCTCCAAAGGGGTTGTAGTGACAGTATCTGTCTGA
- a CDS encoding nitroreductase family protein — protein sequence MSSPFIEQIKVRRTIYALGDQVTHSEAQLTALIKEAIKHSPSSFNSQSSRAVILFGEQHHKLWDIVKAELKKIVPPEAYPQSEAKVNGSFRAGFGTVLFFEDTAVIKDLQQKFALYADNFPIWSEHGTGIAQFAVWTTLAQEGIGASLQHYNPLIDEAVRKEWDLPASWLLRAQMPFGSIEQPAGDKTFMDDEVRFRVFK from the coding sequence ATGAGCAGTCCGTTTATCGAACAGATCAAAGTACGTCGTACCATCTATGCCCTGGGTGACCAGGTAACCCATTCCGAAGCCCAGCTGACGGCCCTCATCAAGGAGGCCATCAAGCACAGCCCCTCCTCCTTCAACTCCCAGAGCTCCCGTGCCGTCATCCTGTTTGGCGAGCAGCACCACAAGCTGTGGGACATCGTCAAAGCTGAACTGAAAAAGATTGTGCCACCAGAGGCCTATCCCCAGAGCGAAGCCAAGGTAAATGGCAGCTTCCGCGCCGGTTTCGGGACTGTGCTGTTCTTCGAGGACACCGCCGTCATCAAGGATCTGCAGCAGAAATTCGCCCTCTATGCCGACAACTTCCCCATCTGGTCCGAACATGGCACCGGGATCGCCCAGTTTGCGGTCTGGACCACCCTGGCCCAGGAAGGCATAGGCGCCTCCTTGCAGCACTACAACCCGCTGATCGACGAAGCTGTCCGCAAGGAGTGGGACCTGCCCGCCAGCTGGCTGCTGCGTGCCCAGATGCCCTTTGGCAGCATAGAGCAACCGGCCGGTGACAAGACCTTCATGGACGACGAGGTCCGCTTCCGGGTCTTCAAGTAA
- a CDS encoding HAD-IA family hydrolase codes for MTMLTLRAEALLLDMDGTLVHSTTEVETVWRLWCQGHRLDPEPVLAMCHGVRSREVIRALAPQLDLAREVALLDELEIRHAGVAEAVAGARPLLAALAPDRWALVTSASQRVARHRLASAGLPLPRLLIGAEEVVRGKPDPEPYLLAARQLGLAPSDCLVFEDAPAGILSALQAGCPVVQIGGDRRLDPAVVAVIPDWRQVTVVAKEADPMQVRLPT; via the coding sequence ATGACCATGCTCACCCTGAGGGCCGAGGCCCTGCTGCTGGACATGGACGGCACCCTGGTGCACTCCACCACCGAGGTGGAGACCGTCTGGCGGCTCTGGTGCCAGGGTCATCGGCTGGATCCCGAGCCTGTGCTGGCCATGTGCCACGGGGTGCGCTCGCGGGAGGTGATCCGTGCGCTGGCGCCGCAGCTGGATCTGGCCCGGGAAGTGGCGCTGCTCGACGAGTTGGAGATCCGGCATGCGGGGGTGGCCGAGGCTGTCGCCGGGGCCCGCCCCCTGCTGGCGGCCTTGGCGCCGGATCGCTGGGCGCTGGTGACCTCCGCGAGCCAGCGGGTGGCGCGGCACCGCCTGGCCAGTGCCGGGCTGCCGTTGCCGAGACTATTGATCGGGGCAGAGGAGGTGGTGCGGGGCAAGCCGGATCCCGAGCCTTATCTGCTCGCCGCACGTCAGCTTGGTCTTGCCCCCTCCGACTGCCTGGTGTTCGAGGATGCCCCGGCGGGGATACTCAGCGCCCTGCAGGCCGGCTGCCCCGTGGTGCAGATCGGGGGCGACAGGCGGCTCGATCCGGCGGTCGTGGCGGTGATCCCCGATTGGCGTCAGGTGACTGTGGTTGCGAAGGAAGCAGACCCCATGCAAGTGAGGCTGCCGACCTGA
- a CDS encoding LysR family transcriptional regulator, which produces MKFDLRQLQAFVMLAETANYREAASRLFITQPALTKQIQGLELALGSTLFNRGRHGAELTAIGTQLLPQARALVEHGKGFEHHALALASGAAGRLKIGFGLSSFALAPSLVARFKQQAPDVMVHLQDMTSAVQHDLLLAGRLQIGFMRRPQAPQLREHRLLTDRLVLAVPSQMTGPDPAAFDVERALTTQPLLQMVGHRCPGLSQQIARFLGANRLTGMIQEAEDIQTLVALVAAGIGNAILPRSVGFIAGKDVTLYPLSGPWSEWEISLVWNPDFADPIRDRFLTLVRAMHPEAE; this is translated from the coding sequence ATGAAATTCGACTTAAGACAGCTGCAGGCCTTCGTCATGCTGGCCGAGACCGCCAACTACCGGGAAGCCGCCAGCCGACTCTTCATCACCCAGCCGGCGCTGACCAAGCAGATCCAGGGGCTGGAGCTGGCGCTCGGCAGCACCCTGTTCAACCGGGGTCGCCATGGCGCCGAGCTGACCGCCATCGGCACCCAGTTGCTGCCCCAGGCCCGCGCCCTGGTGGAGCACGGCAAGGGATTCGAGCACCACGCCCTGGCACTGGCGAGTGGCGCCGCCGGACGCCTCAAGATAGGGTTCGGGCTGTCGAGCTTCGCACTGGCCCCCTCCCTGGTGGCCCGCTTCAAGCAGCAGGCCCCCGATGTGATGGTGCACCTGCAGGACATGACCTCCGCCGTCCAGCACGATCTGCTGCTGGCAGGGCGGCTGCAGATAGGCTTTATGCGCAGGCCACAGGCGCCACAGCTGAGGGAGCACAGGTTGCTGACCGACCGGCTGGTGCTGGCCGTGCCGAGCCAGATGACGGGGCCGGATCCGGCTGCGTTCGATGTGGAGCGGGCGCTGACCACGCAGCCACTGTTGCAGATGGTGGGCCACCGCTGCCCCGGCCTCAGCCAGCAGATCGCCCGCTTCCTCGGCGCCAACCGCCTGACCGGCATGATCCAGGAGGCGGAAGACATCCAGACCCTGGTGGCCCTGGTGGCCGCCGGCATAGGCAACGCCATACTGCCCCGCAGCGTCGGCTTCATCGCGGGCAAGGACGTGACCCTCTATCCCCTGTCCGGCCCCTGGTCCGAGTGGGAGATAAGCCTGGTGTGGAACCCCGACTTTGCGGATCCCATTCGCGATCGCTTCCTGACCCTGGTCAGGGCCATGCACCCGGAGGCCGAATAA
- a CDS encoding isochorismatase family cysteine hydrolase — protein sequence MNKALLVIDFINDIAHPDGRIAASAAHVQEQDAILHANQALAHARARGWLVVLIKVGFDSGYLLQPKGSPMFGRAHQQGALSLADSGTDFHSELDVEPGDLVLTKPRVSPFYGTALEPALRANHIDHLYLCGVSTGWAIQAAARDGHDRDYAITILEDACAAADANEHHASLRQLGRIAEVIKVAELQSDPG from the coding sequence ATGAACAAGGCATTGCTGGTGATCGACTTTATCAACGACATTGCCCACCCGGACGGGCGCATCGCCGCCTCGGCGGCCCATGTGCAGGAGCAGGATGCCATCCTCCATGCCAACCAGGCGCTGGCCCATGCCCGTGCCAGGGGCTGGCTGGTGGTGCTCATCAAGGTCGGCTTCGATAGCGGCTATCTTCTGCAACCCAAGGGCTCCCCCATGTTTGGCCGGGCTCACCAGCAGGGCGCCCTCTCCCTGGCCGATAGCGGCACCGACTTTCACTCCGAGCTGGATGTCGAGCCCGGGGATCTGGTGCTGACCAAACCCAGGGTCAGCCCCTTCTACGGCACGGCGCTGGAGCCTGCACTGCGGGCCAATCACATCGATCACCTCTATCTGTGCGGGGTGAGCACCGGCTGGGCCATTCAGGCCGCCGCCCGGGATGGGCACGATCGGGACTACGCCATCACCATACTGGAAGATGCCTGCGCCGCCGCCGATGCCAATGAGCACCATGCCTCCCTGCGCCAGCTCGGTCGCATCGCCGAGGTGATCAAGGTGGCCGAGCTGCAGTCAGATCCCGGCTAA
- a CDS encoding FAD-dependent monooxygenase yields MEQCDIAIVGAGMVGAATACLLAAEGLNVRVIETRLPEHYAPDQPLDLRVSAISQASVALLDKAGAWSHLQQMRLCPYRRLETWELDGFATRFDSAELGLPQLGYIIENRLVQLALLRRMEDFPNIQTHTPAAVVRLQQSAGHASLLLDDGTELQARWVLACDGAESHTRRLAGIGVSRFEYRQHCMLINIDTDFEQEDITWQQFTPSGPRAFLPLPGRHGSLVWYDSPARIRALAAMGNEALAAEVRRHFPARLGGFQVTGKGSFPLVRRHANHYHAGRVVLLGDAAHTINPLAGQGVNLGFKDVACWAELLGKAGTAWHDISLASRYEHRRRPDNLLMQSGMDLFYGVFSNDIGPLRLTRNLALTLADKAGPLKEMALRYALGLV; encoded by the coding sequence ATGGAACAGTGTGATATCGCCATCGTCGGCGCCGGCATGGTGGGTGCCGCCACCGCCTGCCTGCTGGCGGCAGAGGGTCTCAACGTGCGGGTCATCGAGACCCGGTTGCCGGAACATTACGCCCCGGATCAGCCGCTGGATCTGCGGGTCTCCGCCATCAGCCAGGCCTCGGTGGCGCTGCTGGACAAGGCCGGTGCCTGGTCGCACCTGCAGCAGATGCGGCTGTGCCCCTACCGCCGGCTGGAGACCTGGGAGCTGGACGGCTTCGCCACCCGCTTCGACTCGGCGGAGCTGGGACTGCCCCAGCTCGGCTACATCATCGAGAACCGGCTGGTGCAGCTCGCCCTGCTGAGGCGAATGGAAGATTTCCCCAATATCCAGACCCACACCCCGGCGGCTGTTGTCCGGCTGCAGCAAAGTGCCGGGCACGCCAGCCTGCTGCTCGACGATGGCACCGAGCTGCAGGCGCGCTGGGTGCTGGCTTGCGATGGCGCCGAATCCCACACCCGGCGTCTCGCCGGCATAGGGGTGTCGCGCTTCGAGTACCGCCAGCACTGCATGCTGATCAACATAGATACCGACTTCGAGCAGGAAGACATCACCTGGCAGCAGTTCACCCCGAGCGGCCCGCGCGCCTTCCTGCCGCTGCCGGGCCGGCACGGCTCCCTGGTGTGGTATGACAGCCCCGCCCGCATCCGTGCCCTGGCCGCCATGGGCAACGAGGCCCTGGCCGCCGAGGTGCGCCGTCACTTCCCGGCCCGGCTCGGCGGCTTCCAGGTGACCGGCAAGGGGAGCTTCCCCCTGGTGCGCCGCCACGCCAACCACTACCACGCCGGCCGGGTGGTGCTGCTCGGCGACGCCGCCCACACCATCAACCCGCTGGCGGGGCAGGGGGTCAACCTCGGCTTCAAGGACGTGGCCTGCTGGGCCGAGCTGCTCGGCAAGGCGGGGACTGCCTGGCACGACATCAGCCTGGCCAGCCGCTACGAGCACCGTCGCCGCCCAGACAACCTGCTGATGCAGTCGGGGATGGATCTCTTCTACGGGGTGTTCAGCAACGACATAGGGCCGCTGCGCCTGACCCGCAATCTGGCCCTGACCCTGGCGGACAAGGCGGGCCCGCTCAAGGAGATGGCGCTACGCTACGCCCTGGGGCTGGTGTAG